A stretch of the Desulfovibrio sp. X2 genome encodes the following:
- a CDS encoding beta-ketoacyl-ACP synthase III: MTNAYIRGTGFHVPDRILTNADLEKIVETSDEWITSRTGIKERHIAAKGEAASDLAAAAAKKALADAGMEAEELTHILVATVTPDCYTPACSCLVQAKLGLTHRIAMDLNAACSGFLYGLEQARAIVALKPEAKILLVGAEILTSRTNWEDRTTCVLFGDGAGAVIISGEPAPGTGSGRPAGRILDSLLCSDGSGADLLVISGGASSEPYATGQVVGPSHYIRMKGQDVFKLAVRSMESVCKDILARNGLSVDDVDLLIPHQANSRIIEAVGRKLGVAAERVFINVDRYGNTSAASVPIALAEARQQGRITEGSLVLLTAFGGGFTWGASLVRF, translated from the coding sequence ATGACCAACGCCTACATCCGGGGCACGGGCTTTCACGTCCCCGACCGCATCCTGACCAACGCCGACCTGGAAAAGATCGTCGAGACCTCCGACGAGTGGATCACGAGCCGCACCGGCATCAAGGAGCGCCACATCGCCGCCAAGGGCGAGGCGGCCTCCGACCTCGCCGCCGCGGCCGCGAAGAAGGCCCTGGCCGACGCGGGCATGGAGGCCGAGGAGCTGACCCACATCCTGGTCGCCACGGTCACGCCCGACTGCTACACGCCCGCCTGCTCCTGCCTCGTGCAGGCCAAGCTGGGCCTCACGCACCGCATCGCCATGGACCTGAACGCCGCCTGCTCCGGCTTCCTCTACGGCCTCGAGCAGGCGCGGGCCATCGTGGCGCTGAAGCCCGAGGCCAAGATCCTGCTCGTGGGCGCGGAGATCCTGACCAGCCGCACCAACTGGGAGGACCGCACCACCTGCGTCCTCTTCGGCGACGGCGCGGGCGCGGTGATCATCTCCGGCGAGCCGGCCCCCGGGACCGGAAGCGGCAGGCCCGCAGGCCGCATCCTGGACAGCCTGCTCTGCTCCGACGGCTCGGGCGCGGATCTCCTGGTCATCTCGGGCGGCGCCTCGTCCGAGCCCTACGCCACGGGCCAGGTGGTCGGCCCCAGCCACTACATCCGCATGAAGGGCCAGGACGTCTTCAAGCTCGCCGTGCGCAGCATGGAGTCCGTGTGCAAGGACATCCTCGCGCGCAACGGGCTGTCCGTGGACGACGTGGACCTGCTCATCCCCCACCAGGCCAACAGCCGGATCATCGAGGCCGTGGGGCGCAAGCTCGGCGTGGCCGCGGAGCGCGTGTTCATCAACGTGGACCGCTACGGCAACACCTCGGCCGCCTCGGTGCCCATCGCCCTGGCCGAGGCCAGGCAGCAGGGCCGCATCACGGAGGGCTCCCTGGTGCTGCTCACGGCCTTCGGCGGCGGCTTCACCTGGGGCGCGTCCCTGGTTCGCTTTTAA
- the plsX gene encoding phosphate acyltransferase PlsX produces MTNSTTESSTGAAQAAPRIAVDAMGGDFGPSVVLPGAIEAARHRNIRLVLVGDSARIEAELEKMDVSGLAIEVVHATQMAEMTDKPTDVVRRKKDASIVVACRLVKEGHADGVVSAGHTGATLACGMFILGRLPGVDRPGLASIMPTEKKPMVLVDVGANTDVKAFHLFQFGIMADALCRNVLGFERPRVGLLSIGEEEGKGTTQVQEAYRMLRGSSLNFVGNVEGRDIFKGDTDIVVCDGFVGNVCLKLSEGLAHSLGRLLKRELTSGFFSKVGTMFSIGALRRFRRLLDYAEYGGAPLLGLSAITIVCHGSSNAKAIMNAVDMAANFVASKANQAMAATLSQNCDLTRFTRGKAANGSGA; encoded by the coding sequence ATGACGAATAGCACGACCGAGTCGTCGACCGGGGCCGCCCAGGCGGCCCCGCGCATAGCCGTCGACGCCATGGGCGGCGATTTCGGTCCCTCCGTGGTCCTGCCCGGAGCGATCGAGGCCGCGCGCCACAGGAACATCCGCCTGGTCCTGGTGGGTGATTCCGCACGCATAGAGGCCGAGCTGGAGAAGATGGACGTCTCCGGCCTGGCCATCGAGGTCGTGCACGCCACGCAGATGGCGGAGATGACCGACAAGCCCACCGACGTGGTGCGCCGCAAGAAGGACGCCTCCATCGTCGTGGCCTGCCGTCTGGTCAAGGAGGGCCACGCCGACGGCGTGGTCAGCGCCGGGCACACCGGCGCCACCCTGGCCTGCGGCATGTTCATCCTGGGCCGCCTGCCCGGGGTGGACCGCCCTGGGCTGGCCTCCATCATGCCCACGGAAAAGAAGCCCATGGTCCTCGTGGACGTGGGCGCCAACACCGACGTCAAGGCCTTCCACCTCTTCCAGTTCGGCATCATGGCCGACGCCCTGTGCCGCAACGTGCTCGGCTTCGAGCGCCCGCGCGTGGGTCTTCTGTCCATCGGCGAGGAGGAAGGCAAGGGCACCACGCAGGTCCAGGAGGCCTACCGCATGCTGCGCGGCTCCTCCCTGAACTTCGTGGGCAACGTGGAAGGCCGCGACATCTTCAAGGGCGACACGGACATCGTGGTCTGCGACGGCTTCGTGGGCAACGTCTGCCTCAAACTTTCCGAGGGGCTGGCCCATTCGCTCGGCCGCCTGCTCAAACGCGAGCTGACCTCCGGCTTCTTCTCCAAGGTCGGCACGATGTTCTCCATCGGCGCGCTGCGCCGCTTCAGGCGCCTTCTGGACTATGCCGAATACGGCGGAGCCCCCCTGCTGGGGCTCTCGGCCATCACCATCGTCTGCCACGGCTCGTCCAATGCCAAGGCCATCATGAACGCGGTGGACATGGCGGCCAATTTCGTGGCCAGCAAGGCCAACCAGGCCATGGCCGCGACCCTTTCCCAGAACTGCGACCTGACGCGCTTCACGCGCGGCAAGGCCGCCAACGGCAGCGGGGCCTGA
- the rpmF gene encoding 50S ribosomal protein L32: MAVPKKRTSKARKGMRRSHDKVATPNVVYCSCGEPVVSHTVCASCGTYKGRQMLTKGDDE; this comes from the coding sequence ATGGCAGTTCCCAAGAAACGCACTTCCAAGGCCCGCAAGGGTATGCGCCGTTCCCACGACAAGGTCGCCACCCCCAACGTGGTCTACTGCTCTTGTGGCGAGCCTGTCGTGTCGCACACCGTGTGTGCCTCTTGCGGTACCTACAAGGGCCGCCAGATGCTCACCAAGGGCGATGACGAATAG
- a CDS encoding DUF177 domain-containing protein, whose translation MLDDQSLWEAFWAEHGMQVRPGKPLRAVLHVRVQEAGSTGCLVEGSLTGSVILTCDRCAADVEHAVDVHFEGFEDLEDEELAPGENVLRNERGMLEIDAAGLVWQHFLLDLPVKTLCSRGCKGICPHCGKDLNEGPCDCGPDEGDPRLSVLRGLKVRRH comes from the coding sequence GTGCTGGACGACCAGAGCCTCTGGGAGGCATTCTGGGCCGAGCACGGGATGCAGGTCCGGCCGGGCAAGCCGCTTCGGGCCGTTCTGCACGTGCGCGTGCAGGAGGCCGGAAGCACGGGCTGCCTCGTGGAGGGCTCGCTCACGGGCTCCGTGATCCTCACCTGCGACAGGTGCGCCGCCGACGTGGAACACGCCGTCGACGTGCATTTCGAGGGCTTCGAGGACCTGGAGGACGAGGAGCTGGCCCCGGGCGAAAACGTGCTGCGCAACGAACGCGGGATGCTCGAGATCGACGCCGCCGGGCTCGTCTGGCAGCACTTCCTGCTCGACCTGCCGGTCAAGACCCTGTGCAGCCGTGGCTGCAAGGGAATCTGTCCGCACTGCGGCAAGGATTTGAACGAGGGGCCCTGCGACTGCGGCCCGGACGAGGGCGATCCGCGCCTGTCCGTGCTTCGCGGGCTCAAGGTACGACGCCACTAG
- the rpmB gene encoding 50S ribosomal protein L28 — protein MGKECYICGKKRQTGQNVSHSNIKTKRVFNANLQKVKVVLESGEVCTRNVCTSCIRSGFVTKPTVSTAE, from the coding sequence ATGGGCAAGGAATGCTACATCTGCGGCAAGAAGCGCCAGACCGGGCAGAACGTTTCCCACTCGAACATCAAGACCAAGCGCGTCTTCAACGCCAACCTGCAGAAGGTCAAGGTCGTGCTCGAGAGCGGCGAGGTGTGCACCAGGAACGTCTGCACCTCCTGCATCCGTTCCGGCTTCGTGACCAAGCCCACGGTCAGCACCGCCGAGTAG
- a CDS encoding OmpH family outer membrane protein, giving the protein MKMKTLLTVALCLALLGLAACKDSGKPRVAVVDAEKVLTECQAGKKGMDILRAKSNELTDKLKKMQSDMGDDKAKDKLDVFQQALGQARMEINREQSRIMGILQSSFEKAVEDYRAKNGLDVILVKDQALAVSPEADATKAIVAAMDAMNIDVTPKAEPETKPEAAAPAEKDLGEQPKAAAPEAAAPQKAPEAKPEAPAKQ; this is encoded by the coding sequence ATGAAGATGAAGACCCTGCTGACCGTCGCCCTGTGCCTGGCCCTGCTCGGCCTGGCCGCCTGCAAGGATTCGGGCAAGCCCCGCGTGGCCGTCGTCGATGCCGAGAAGGTGCTGACCGAGTGCCAGGCCGGCAAGAAGGGCATGGACATCCTGCGCGCCAAGAGCAACGAGCTGACCGACAAGCTCAAGAAGATGCAGTCCGACATGGGCGACGACAAGGCCAAGGACAAGCTGGACGTCTTCCAGCAGGCCCTGGGCCAGGCGCGCATGGAGATCAACCGCGAGCAGTCCCGGATCATGGGCATCCTGCAGTCCTCCTTCGAGAAGGCCGTGGAGGACTACCGCGCCAAGAACGGCCTGGACGTGATCCTGGTCAAGGACCAGGCCCTGGCCGTCTCTCCCGAGGCCGACGCGACCAAGGCCATCGTCGCCGCCATGGACGCCATGAACATCGACGTCACCCCCAAGGCCGAGCCCGAGACCAAGCCCGAGGCCGCCGCCCCGGCCGAGAAGGACCTGGGCGAGCAGCCCAAGGCCGCCGCTCCCGAGGCCGCCGCCCCGCAGAAGGCCCCCGAGGCCAAGCCCGAAGCGCCCGCCAAGCAGTAG
- the surE gene encoding 5'/3'-nucleotidase SurE produces MRILLTNDDGIQAVGLRALHKALVAAGHEVACVAPISEMSAVGHAVTLSMPLRVKTFKENGFRGSGVSGTPADCVKLGLSSLCEAAPDVVVSGINAGANCGVDILYSGTVSAATEGALTGIPALAVSYDNYNPDDLAAQAEWAARFVSTTDWSIVPRGCVLNLNFPACAVSESKGLRICRHTRAAYRDWYERRTDPRGREYFWLAGVIPPELLSPDTDRALLSDGHITLTPLRFDFTDYEVMDALKAAAGENDE; encoded by the coding sequence ATGCGCATTCTTCTGACCAACGACGACGGCATCCAGGCCGTGGGCCTGCGCGCCCTGCACAAGGCGCTCGTCGCCGCCGGCCATGAGGTGGCCTGCGTGGCCCCCATCTCCGAGATGTCCGCAGTGGGACACGCCGTGACCCTGTCCATGCCGCTGCGCGTGAAGACTTTCAAGGAAAACGGCTTCCGCGGCTCCGGCGTCTCCGGCACGCCCGCGGACTGCGTGAAGCTCGGCCTCTCCTCCCTGTGCGAGGCGGCGCCCGACGTGGTCGTCTCCGGGATCAACGCCGGAGCCAACTGCGGGGTCGACATCCTCTACTCGGGCACGGTCTCCGCGGCCACCGAGGGAGCGCTCACCGGCATCCCGGCCCTGGCCGTCTCCTACGACAACTACAATCCCGACGACCTCGCCGCCCAGGCCGAATGGGCAGCGCGCTTCGTCTCGACCACGGACTGGAGCATCGTTCCGCGCGGCTGCGTGCTGAACCTGAACTTCCCGGCCTGCGCCGTCTCCGAGTCCAAGGGTCTCCGCATCTGCCGCCACACGCGCGCCGCCTACCGCGACTGGTACGAGCGTCGTACCGACCCGCGCGGACGCGAATATTTCTGGCTGGCCGGCGTCATCCCGCCGGAGCTGCTCTCGCCTGACACGGACCGGGCGCTGCTCAGCGACGGCCATATCACTTTAACCCCCCTGCGCTTCGACTTCACGGACTATGAAGTCATGGACGCCCTGAAGGCCGCGGCCGGGGAAAACGACGAATGA
- a CDS encoding 3'-5' exoribonuclease YhaM family protein, with the protein MTQKTAFVQDLAPGQNVADLFVIAEAKQATSRNGPYWSLTLSDRSGRVEAKVWSPLAQTCPPLAGGQVARVAGSVETYRDKPQIVVREIELVEGELQHAELAALLPVSAVPPEELLRRLEDLLQAGLAHKPWRRLCSLLLNDDEVRARLLAAPGAKSIHHAYQGGLLEHTLAVCRICHAAAALYPHLDGEVLLVAAALHDLGKAWELAGGLAQDFTDEGRLLGHIQIGVEKLEPFLRKARLEPELALHLKHMILAHHGELAYGSPKRPKTAEAVVLHFADQMDSKLGTFASAFDAEAPDGSWSPYVRSLERFLYRPAPTPKAQSKNDNKEPTQCLLPLKA; encoded by the coding sequence ATGACCCAAAAGACCGCCTTCGTCCAGGACCTGGCCCCGGGCCAGAACGTCGCCGACCTCTTCGTCATCGCGGAGGCCAAGCAGGCCACGTCGCGCAACGGTCCCTACTGGAGCCTGACGCTCTCCGACCGCAGCGGCCGCGTGGAGGCCAAGGTCTGGAGCCCGCTGGCCCAGACCTGCCCGCCGCTCGCCGGGGGACAGGTGGCCCGGGTCGCGGGGAGCGTGGAGACGTATCGCGACAAGCCGCAGATCGTGGTGCGCGAGATCGAGCTCGTGGAAGGGGAGCTGCAGCACGCGGAGCTGGCCGCGCTCCTGCCCGTGAGCGCCGTGCCGCCCGAGGAGCTTCTGCGCCGGCTCGAGGATCTCCTGCAGGCGGGGCTCGCGCACAAGCCCTGGCGCAGGCTCTGCTCCCTGCTCCTGAACGACGACGAGGTGCGCGCCCGCCTGCTGGCCGCGCCGGGCGCCAAGTCCATCCACCACGCCTACCAGGGCGGGCTGCTCGAACACACCCTGGCCGTGTGCCGCATCTGCCACGCGGCGGCCGCGCTCTATCCCCATCTCGACGGCGAGGTCCTGCTCGTGGCCGCGGCCCTGCACGACCTGGGCAAGGCCTGGGAGCTCGCCGGAGGGCTGGCCCAGGACTTCACGGACGAGGGGCGGCTGCTCGGCCACATCCAGATCGGGGTCGAGAAGCTCGAGCCCTTCCTGCGCAAGGCCAGGCTCGAGCCCGAGCTGGCGCTGCATCTGAAGCACATGATCCTGGCGCACCACGGCGAGCTGGCCTACGGCTCGCCCAAGCGGCCCAAGACCGCCGAGGCCGTGGTGCTGCACTTCGCCGACCAGATGGACTCCAAGCTCGGCACCTTCGCGTCGGCCTTCGACGCCGAGGCCCCGGACGGCTCCTGGTCGCCCTACGTGCGCTCGCTCGAGCGCTTTCTCTACCGGCCCGCGCCCACGCCGAAGGCCCAGTCCAAGAACGACAACAAGGAACCCACGCAATGTTTGTTACCTTTGAAGGCATAG
- the tmk gene encoding dTMP kinase, giving the protein MFVTFEGIEGTGKSTQISLLREWLLAKGREVLTTREPGGSRLGGELRRILLSMESIDLTGQAELFLYLADRAQHVARIIRPALDEGKVVLSDRFADSTVVYQGYGRGLDPRLLHTFNDVAVSGLWPDLTILLDMDAEAGLRRALGRNLREGVQNTEGRFEAEDIDFHNRVREGYLAWAALHAERFRVVDASLSPEEVFAHIREHVEMFLEA; this is encoded by the coding sequence ATGTTTGTTACCTTTGAAGGCATAGAAGGCACCGGCAAGTCCACCCAGATCTCTCTGCTGCGCGAGTGGCTCTTGGCCAAGGGCCGGGAGGTCCTGACCACGCGCGAGCCGGGCGGCTCCCGCCTGGGCGGCGAACTGCGCCGCATCCTTCTGTCCATGGAGAGCATCGACCTCACGGGGCAGGCCGAGCTCTTCCTCTACCTCGCGGACCGCGCCCAGCACGTGGCCCGGATCATCCGGCCCGCGCTCGACGAGGGCAAGGTCGTGCTCTCCGACCGCTTCGCGGACTCCACCGTGGTCTACCAGGGCTACGGCCGGGGCCTGGACCCGCGCCTGCTGCACACCTTCAACGACGTGGCGGTCTCCGGGCTCTGGCCGGACCTGACCATCCTCCTCGACATGGACGCCGAGGCGGGGCTTCGCCGCGCGCTCGGCCGCAACCTGCGCGAGGGCGTGCAGAACACCGAGGGCCGCTTCGAGGCCGAGGACATCGACTTCCACAACCGCGTGCGCGAGGGCTATCTGGCCTGGGCGGCGCTGCATGCCGAGCGCTTCCGGGTGGTGGACGCCTCCCTCTCCCCGGAGGAGGTCTTCGCCCACATCCGCGAGCACGTGGAAATGTTCCTGGAAGCGTAG
- a CDS encoding amino acid ABC transporter permease, with product MISSPSRPRTSRLAHRLPGSLPDVAAFLVLAGLLVWLFLRGSENLGYHWQWYAVPRYLVNFTDSGPAAGLLLQGLWLTLAVSALALPLTFALGLCSCLLALSPSFTGRVVARGYLETIRNTPLLIQIFVVYFVLAPLLDMDRFWAGVLALALFEGAYASEIMRGGILSLPRGQWEAAHSLGLSTLQTYSRVILPQALRRVLPPLTGQAVSLVKDSALLSTISIFELTLRAQQVVSDTFMTFEIWFTTAALYLAVTFTLSAASRTLERRLRATA from the coding sequence ATGATTTCCAGCCCCTCCCGTCCCCGCACATCGCGCCTCGCGCACCGGCTCCCCGGCAGCCTGCCGGACGTCGCGGCCTTCCTCGTCCTCGCAGGACTCCTGGTCTGGCTCTTCCTGCGCGGCTCGGAGAACCTCGGCTACCACTGGCAGTGGTACGCCGTGCCCCGCTATCTCGTGAACTTCACGGATTCCGGCCCCGCGGCCGGGCTTCTGCTGCAGGGGCTGTGGCTCACGCTCGCCGTCTCGGCCCTGGCCCTGCCGCTGACCTTCGCCCTGGGGCTCTGCTCCTGCCTCCTGGCGCTCTCCCCGTCCTTCACCGGCCGCGTCGTCGCCCGCGGCTACCTGGAGACGATCCGCAACACGCCGCTGCTCATCCAGATATTCGTCGTCTACTTCGTGCTCGCGCCGCTCCTGGACATGGACCGTTTCTGGGCCGGGGTGCTGGCCCTGGCCCTGTTCGAGGGGGCCTACGCCTCGGAGATCATGCGCGGCGGCATCCTCTCGCTGCCGCGCGGGCAGTGGGAGGCCGCGCACAGCCTGGGCCTCTCCACGCTGCAGACGTATTCGCGCGTGATCCTGCCCCAGGCCCTGCGCCGCGTGCTGCCGCCGCTCACCGGGCAGGCCGTCTCCCTGGTCAAGGACTCGGCGCTGCTCTCCACCATCTCCATCTTCGAGCTGACCCTGCGGGCGCAGCAGGTGGTCTCGGACACCTTCATGACCTTCGAGATCTGGTTCACCACGGCCGCGCTCTACCTGGCCGTCACCTTCACCCTGTCCGCCGCCTCGAGGACGCTCGAGAGGCGGCTGCGTGCGACGGCCTGA